The genomic stretch AGCAAAAACCAATGTTAAATTTGCGGAATGTATAGAGGGTAGATTATTAAATGCGGGGGTAGAGGATGTAAAACTTGCCTTAGAGTGTGAATTACTATGTGCACCTAACAATTACAGACTACCCACCCATTTATGCGGCGGCAAAATCAAGATACAAAGTATTTGTATTTATCCAACCCACAGATTATGGGAAGATTACAAGAAAATATCGTAAAGTTCGTATAATACCACAAATACGAACACCAAAACACAGTAATAAAGCCACTTTAACGGCATTGTGTTAAATAGTTCGTATTTCAATACTTATAAGTTCGTAAAAAAGAGGGTTTTCCAATGAATAAAAAGACAATAGCACTAACCACAGAACAGTACAAAGAAATAATATCAACTATGAAAAAAGGCTTTTGCGGTTGCCGACCAAATGAACGCATAGCAACCGCTTTAATGCTTGAAGCAAATTTAGGGTTGCGAATATCAGATATTATTAAGCTACGGCTTACCGATATTGTAAAAGACGGCGAAAGATACAGACTATCCATAACAGAGCAAAAGACAGGCAAAGACCGTGTTTTTACTGTTCCGCTATCGTTATATCAATTTATCCGTTGTTATTGTTTGGATAACGGTATTAAGGACAATGACATTATATTTCCTTTAACCGAAAGAGCAATACAGAAGCAATTAAAAACAGTATGCGACTTTTTGGACTATAACGGCATAAGCACACACAGTTTTCGCAAATACTACGCAACTGAGATATACAAGAACAACGGTTATAATATCGCACTTGTTCAACAACTGTTACAACATAGCAGTACCGCCGTAACGCAACGATATATAGGCATACAACAAAAGGAAATCGAAACGGCTATTGAAAACCATTTAAAACTTGATATATAAAGAGGTATTACAAAATGAAAACAAAAACATTAACCACTTGGGAATTAAGAGAATTATGCAAACAAATAAAACCCGAAGAAATTACTTACCACTCTGATAACGGAAGTTTTGAGTTTAGTGAATTGGGTATTAAATTCGATTTAAGATTTTCTGATATAGATTTTTGCTTAAACCCCGATATAATTTATTTGATGAATGGTAAATCTTGTTTAATGATAAATAAAATTAAATCTATTCGTGAGCGTAAAACTGTATTCTTAGGAAGATGTTTTGATATTACTTGCACGGGTTTTATTGAAGAAAACAAAGAAACTACACATACATTGTTGATATGCTAAAAAAGCGGGGCAAAAACCCCGCTTTAATCTTAGCCTATTTATTATTTAATTCTTCCAAAACATTGTTATAAAGCTCTAATGCCATATCAAAATCATTTTTTACTTGTGTGTATTTACTCTCGTAATTCTTGTATGTAAAGTTTTGTTCTATGAGTAAATCATACATATTTTGATAAGCATTATAAAGATTTTC from Oscillospiraceae bacterium encodes the following:
- a CDS encoding integrase — encoded protein: MNKKTIALTTEQYKEIISTMKKGFCGCRPNERIATALMLEANLGLRISDIIKLRLTDIVKDGERYRLSITEQKTGKDRVFTVPLSLYQFIRCYCLDNGIKDNDIIFPLTERAIQKQLKTVCDFLDYNGISTHSFRKYYATEIYKNNGYNIALVQQLLQHSSTAVTQRYIGIQQKEIETAIENHLKLDI